The following are encoded together in the Anopheles nili chromosome 3, idAnoNiliSN_F5_01, whole genome shotgun sequence genome:
- the LOC128725038 gene encoding uncharacterized protein LOC128725038: protein MFNERKLTGTGHGFVKAYSNNWLSQLGAVYRYESPKDVLRKPNHQHRKIALYSILAMAFVAFFTLFMIVHEADRRSRQLVIESSFGNETAIEPSAGGYNTVLTTPLSAGNPANGSGEADDPHRSDPIPVNRPRRLRFYDGDEQREAVTVGQDRLVLLPARFLRPPSSAVAPQWASGEDEIASAQRRDAFVSEPKPFQLQTLPSHGLPNVVPVGFRPMPRGNRSAKALSTADWSSANVQELIRQLTMAKRTQQQQEQQQQLYYSYPYLASPQPAEFGHPVHPNHRIKFSGIYRHPRKNGDITTLFGAASQRPREVRLQAPQLINQQLQPDRLYNFKPQNPSEVNLLATEQFRFAPQADDEMPEGWPVQGMPFSVMLNLEPMPMGGGVPSKGTHQQNQRNRQRPRFPYRTIPPYRGQWTGEQSFAQLTPYQQRLAARAPYRPGIGFGQAGSDEYEGENYYRKEGRVYPQPVRVPAYSAPFIGSGFQPGRLMVHFNIYPRPTLSLVAGRKSGTTETTEPATITTTTTTTLAPSGSGESIELNVGELSGKDQPASILRPPESVTPTVEVLKSIEIPTRINFDHVPLGRNPPPPVPSFSRWTSDERTGRLWNVGLS from the exons atgttcaacgagAGAAAGCTCACTGGCACGGGCCACGGCTTCGTGAAGGCGTACAGCAACAACTGGTTATCGCAGCTTGGTGCCGTCTACAG GTACGAATCACCGAAGGATGTGTTGCGAAAACCGAATCACCAACACAGGAAGATCGCCCTCTACAGTATCCTGGCGATGGCGTTCGTCGCCTTTTTCACGCTGTTCATGATCGTGCACGAGGCAGACCGTCGATCACGCCAACTGGTGATCGAATCGAGTTTTGGCAACGAAACAGCCATCGAACCGAGTGCCGGTGGGTACAACACCGTCCTTACGACGCCACTTTCCGCTGGAAATCCTGCGAACGGATCCGGTGAAGCAGATGATCCGCACCGATCCGACCCAATTCCGGTGAATCGTCCCCGGCGACTTCGATTTTACGACGGCGATGAGCAACGTGAAGCCGTTACCGTCGGTCAGGATCGGTTGGTGTTGCTTCCAGCTCGCTTCCTGAGACCACCTTCATCGGCTGTAGCTCCTCAGTGGGCTTCCGGTGAGGATGAGATTGCCTCGGCCCAACGCCGGGATGCTTTTGTCTCCGAGCCGAAACCTTTCCAGCTGCAAACGCTTCCATCGCACGGATTACCGAACGTCGTGCCGGTTGGATTCCGTCCAATGCCCCGAGGAAACCGATCCGCTAAAGCGCTTTCCACCGCCGATTGGTCGTCGGCTAACGTGCAGGAGCTCATCCGGCAGCTCACGATGGCCAAACGcacgcaacagcagcaggaacaacagcagcagctgtacTACAGTTACCCGTATCTAGCGTCACCACAACCGGCCGAATTTGGACATCCGGTTCACCCGAACCACCGCATCAAGTTCAGCGGCATTTATCGGCATCCGCGGAAGAACGGTGACATCACGACGTTGTTCGGTGCAGCCTCACAACGTCCACGTGAGGTCCGGCTGCAGGCACCCCAGCTCATTAACCAACAGCTGCAACCGGACCGGTTGTACAACTTCAAACCACAGAATCCGAGCGAGGTAAATCTGTTGGCCACGGAGCAGTTCCGATTCGCACCGCAAGCAGACGACGAGATGCCGGAAGGTTGGCCTGTCCAGGGGATGCCCTTCTCCGTGATGCTCAACCTGGAACCAATGCCCATGGGTGGTGGAGTTCCATCGAAGGGTACGCACCAACAGAACCAACGGAACCGGCAACGTCCTCGGTTCCCGTATCGCACGATCCCGCCCTACCGCGGACAGTGGACGGGAGAGCAGTCCTTCGCGCAGTTGACCCCGTATCAGCAACGTTTGGCCGCACGGGCACCATACCGACCAGGAATCGGATTCGGGCAGGCGGGAAGCGACGAGTACGAGGGTGAAAACTACTACCGCAAGGAAGGCCGGGTGTACCCGCAGCCGGTTCGAGTGCCCGCGTACTCTGCGCCCTTCATTGGATCCGGCTTTCAACCGGGCCGGTTGATGGTGCACTTCAACATCTACCCACGGCCAACGCTTTCGCTGGTGGCTGGACGAAAATCTGGCACGACCGAAACTACGGAACCAGCGACCATtacaacgacgacaacgaccaCTTTGGCACCGAGTGGATCGGGCGAATCGATCGAACTGAACGTGGGCGAGTTGTCGGGGAAGGATCAACCGGCGAGCATTCTGCGGCCACCCGAATCCGTAACCCCCACGGTAGAGGTGCTCAAATCGATCGAGATTCCAACGCGCATTAACTTCGATCACGTGCCGCTCGGACGCAATCCGCCACCACCGGTACCGTCGTTCAGCAGGTGGACGAGTGACGAACGCACCGGGAGACTGTGGAACGTCGGACTATCGTGA